The Elgaria multicarinata webbii isolate HBS135686 ecotype San Diego chromosome 11, rElgMul1.1.pri, whole genome shotgun sequence genome segment GAGGAGCTCAACAAGCTGCTGGGCAAAGTCACCATCGCCCAGGGCGGCGTCCTGCCCAACATCCAGGCCGTCCTGCTGCCCAAGAAGACCGAGAGCCACAAAGCCAAGGCCAAGTAAAGCCGAGGACGCGCCACGAGGCTTCGCCACAACCCAAAGGCTCTTTTCAGAGCCGCCCACACTATCTACAAAAGTGCTGATTTTCTGTATCTATTGTAAACATTTCTCCTATCTTAGGCGCTAATTAAATGCAGTTTAAGTGTATAGAATTGGGTGGGCTTTTCTACATTTGAGATCCAGGAAAGACAAGGCGACATTACAAAATCTAAAACatcaacattaaaatatatatacaaaagttaaaacttaGCCCACTTCCTCAAGATTGTATGTTTTCTGATCGTTGTCACTTCCTGCTATAAATTCATTTATACATCATGTATATGCCACAAAACCggaccagaataaatgtgtttctACAAGTTTTATTGCAACACCCTCAAAACAGAATTTCACCGCTAAAACTCTAATTTTCTAATGTTTGTACTCATATGTTCTTAATGTACCACCCATTAACACCacctgtgtttttaatgtattctacACTTGTTatcagtttaaaaatgcaatgaataaatattgaTATTACAATTATAACCCACCTATTCCCTCTTGCAAGAAACAGTCCTCTTGATTTTatccctacaacaaccctgtgagttgggCTAGGCTGACAGTcaatgactgacccaaagtcacccagtgacttcCTTAACTTTTACTATGTAAACACAACTCCTTTCATGAAAAAGTGGGTGGCCCTTAAAAGGGCCTTTTTGAGGCTATTCTACTACCGTTGTTGGTAAGACTAACCCCCAAAGCCGTACAAAGTGCGCCCTTGGCGCTTCAGGGCATAGACCACGTCCATGGCAGTCACAGTCTTCCTCTTCGCGTGTTCGGTGTAAGTTACAGCATCGCGGATAACGTTCTCCAGAAAAACCTTCAACACGCCGCGGGTCTCTTCGTAAATCAGCCCCGAAATACGCTTCACGCCACCACGGCGAGCCAAACGGCGGATGGCCGGTTTAGTGATGCCTTGAATATTATCACGAAGCACCTTCCGGTGTCTCTTGGCGCCTCCCTTGCCCAACCCTTTGCCGCCCTTACCACGACCAGACATTTTTCACAAACCTGTTTTTCCACTGCTCAAGCAAAACAACACGAAATTATTCGGCCTACCTTGCCAGCGTTTATATAGACAAAGGTCCGACCAGACGGAAAACTGAAGCACGCCTTCTGCATTGAGGTGCTAAAGCTAGATTGCGCCAATCAAATAGAACGTATTTACAGCTACCCAATAAGAACTCTTCGTCCCGCCCCTCTTCGTTCGACAAAGCGCGGTCTTATCTAGCCAATAGTTGTTCAGCCCAGGAAATTCAAACTTTTTTAACGGACACCTCATAGCCTTCAGCCAATCAGGACTGTGAGAGCCGTCTATAAATACCCAGCAAActgcttctcttcctcatttATCGAGAATTTCTGCTGAGTGGAAGGATGGCTCGTACCAAGCAGACAGCTCGCAAGTCCACCGGCGGGAAGGCGCCTCGCAAGCAGCTGGCTACCAAGGCCGCTCGGAAGAGCGCGCCGGCCACCGGGGGCGTCAAGAAGCCTCACCGCTACCGCCCTGGGACGGTCGCCCTCCGGGAGATCCGCCGCTACCAGAAGTCCACGGAGCTGCTCATCCGCAAGCTGCCTTTCCAGCGCTTGGTGCGAGAGATCGCGCAGGATTTCAAGACCGACCTGCGTTTCCAGAGCTCGGCTGTGATGGCCTTGCAAGAGGCGAGCGAGGCCTACTTGGTTGGCCTTTTCGAGGACACCAACCTGTGCGCCATTCACGCCAAGCGGGTCACCATCATGCCCAAGGACATCCAGTTGGCTCGCCGCATCCGCGGAGAGAGGGCTTAAAAGTCATTACCGCAGTAGGGCGCTCCTACTTTAGAAACCCAAAGGCTCTTTTAAGAGCCACAACATCTCCCTAAGAGCGCTGATGTTACAATTTGAGAGATGGGGGCTAAAGTCTAGGTGTTATATCCGTAtgctgtcttccccccccccccccgggttgaaGCTAGTTAAATGAAAGACAGTAACcatgtgtgcaccagctgctggggaacgtaggtggaagggtgctgtcgCAGTGCTGAAGCTTAGGCTTGCAACGATACGGGTGAAATGAAACTGGTATGTGAATGTACGTGAAGGCATAGCAGGAGATGTTTTTGCACAATTATTCTGCGTAGTAAACCGGAAGTTCTCCTGAACTG includes the following:
- the LOC134406807 gene encoding histone H3, which produces MARTKQTARKSTGGKAPRKQLATKAARKSAPATGGVKKPHRYRPGTVALREIRRYQKSTELLIRKLPFQRLVREIAQDFKTDLRFQSSAVMALQEASEAYLVGLFEDTNLCAIHAKRVTIMPKDIQLARRIRGERA
- the LOC134406812 gene encoding histone H4, with the protein product MSGRGKGGKGLGKGGAKRHRKVLRDNIQGITKPAIRRLARRGGVKRISGLIYEETRGVLKVFLENVIRDAVTYTEHAKRKTVTAMDVVYALKRQGRTLYGFGG